From a single Miscanthus floridulus cultivar M001 chromosome 8, ASM1932011v1, whole genome shotgun sequence genomic region:
- the LOC136476912 gene encoding O-fucosyltransferase 13-like translates to MWGPHVAWDPFFYLLVWPGVLADSLWDFFLLKSYATTGRSDPGASPGGSGDGESPAAMSPAAAWCAQHRLRFLLPSLFLAPVLFFLLSPPSSPPVFSLPAPGELPPSGSRLIWAQRRLVEWRPCGWWRTAPVQAPSRTNGYIRIDCYGGLNQLRRDLCDGIGVARLLNATMVLPKFEVAAYWNESSGFADVFDVDYFIEQTRGYVEVVKDLPAAIASKEPFKVDCSKRKGHFDYGESVLPALLEHQYISLTPAMNQRRDRNPSYAKASYCQGCYSALRLNKKVHSKAVELLQAIPKPFLSLHLRFEPDMVAYSQCAYAGLSSKSMDSIESARGEGRKVLTGDAAHLWRNRGKCPLTPSETAFILQALDVPTNTNIYLAAGDGLMELEGFTSVYKNIYTKSSLLAHEDFENMHGNTKAALDYYVSVKSDAYIATFFGNMDKMVTAMRTMQGLQKTLVLSRRAFANYTATGLAGEQLAKAMWDAHLEEYIRGRGSALPEYCFCEFKL, encoded by the exons atgtggggtcctcatGTGGCCTGGGACCCATTCTTTTATCTGCTGGTGTGGCCCGGTGTGTTAGCGGATAGCCTGTGGGATTTCTTTCTCCTCAAATCATACGCCACCACCGGCCGATCAGATCCAGGCGCCTCACCCGGCGGCTCCGGCGACGGGGAGTCGCCGGCGGCCATGTCACCGGCGGCAGCGTGGTGTGCGCAGCACCGCCTCCGGTTCCTCCTACCGTCCCTCTTCCTCGCgcccgtcctcttcttcctcctttcgCCGCCGTCCTCTCCGCCCGTCTTCAGCCTCCCCGCCCCCGG AGAGCTGCCTCCTTCGGGCTCGCGGCTCATATGGGCGCAGCGGCGGCTCGTGGAGTGGCGCCCGTGCGGGTGGTGGCGGACGGCACCAGTGCAAG CTCCGTCCAGGACGAACGGGTACATCCGAATAGACTGCTACGGCGGTCTCAACCAGCTGCGACGTGAT CTATGTGACGGAATCGGGGTTGCACGTCTTCTGAACGCAACAATGGTTCTACCGAAGTTTGAGGTTGCCGCCTATTGGAATGAGTCTAG TGGCTTTGCAGATGTTTTCGATGTTGATTACTTCATTGAGCAGACTAGAGGATATGTGGAAGTTGTGAAGGACTTGCCTGCAGCGATAGCATCCAAAGAGCCGTTCAAGGTTGACTGCAGTAAACGGAAAGGACATTTTGATTATGGTGAAAGTGTACTTCCAGCTCTCTTGGAGCATCAATACATCTCACTGACACCTGCCATGAATCAAAGAAGAGATAG AAACCCCTCATATGCAAAAGCTTCATACTGTCAAGGATGCTACAGTGCTCTCAGGTTGAACAAGAAAGTGCATTCCAAAGCTGTTGAGCTTCTCCAAGCTATACCAAAACCCTTCTTATCCCTTCACCTGAGATTTGAACCAGATATGGTTGCCTACAGTCAGTGTGCATACGCTGGTCTTTCTTCCAAATCAATGGACTCCATTGAATCTGCGCGTGGGGAGGGTAGGAAAGTATTGACTGGTGATGCTGCCCACCTGTGGAGGAACCGTGGCAAGTGCCCTCTAACACCAAGTGAAACAGCATTTATCCTCCAAGCGCTAGACGTTCCTACAAATACAAACATTTATTTAGCTGCTGGTGATGGGCTAATGGAGCTTGAGGGTTTCACATCCGTTTACAAAAATATATACACTAAATCATCTCTCCTGGCTCATGAAGATTTTGAGAATATGCATGGCAACACAAAAGCTGCTCTTGACTACTATGTTTCAGTCAAAAGTGATGCCTACATTGCCACATTCTTTGGAAATATGGATAAGATGGTAACTGCAATGAGAACAATGCAAGGTCTCCAGAAGACACTGGTCTTGAGCAGGAGGGCTTTCGCAAATTACACTGCCACTGGACTAGCAGGAGAACAACTGGCTAAGGCTATGTGGGATGCTCATCTAGAGGAATATATCAGAGGCAGGGGATCGGCTCTGCCCGAGTACTGCTTTTGTGAGTTCAAATTGTAG
- the LOC136476914 gene encoding OVARIAN TUMOR DOMAIN-containing deubiquitinating enzyme 1-like encodes MGDVPQAPHAAEGGGGLEEGAGPDPNPSPSLSLGGCSDPVSVELSMGGDYYRACCGDPDPDIPEGPKLPCVGEKEPLSSLAAEFQSGSPILQEKIKLLGEQYGALRRTRGDGNCFYRSFMFSYLEHILETQDKAEADRIMVKIEDCKKTLLSLGYIEFTFEDFFAIFIDMLESVLQGHETPIGPEELLERTRDPQVSDYVVMFFRFVTSGEIQRRSDFFEPFISGLTNSTVVQFCKASVEPMGEESDHVHIIALSDALGVPIRVMYLDRSSCDTGNLSVNHHDFIPSANASEGDAAMTSTPAAEKPYITLLYRPGHYDILYPK; translated from the exons ATGGGCGACGTGCCCCAGGCGCCGCACGCcgcggaaggaggaggaggactggaGGAGGGGGCGGGGCcggaccctaaccctagcccgagcCTCAGCCTCGGCGGCTGCTCCGACCCCGTGTCGGTGGAGCTCTCCATGGGCGGGGACTACTACCGCGCCTGCTGcggcgaccccgaccccgacaTCCCCGAGGGGCCCAAGCTGCCGTGCGTTGGGGAaaag GAACCTCTCTCCTCTTTAGCAGCCGAGTTTCAGTCTGGCAGCCCCATTTTACAAGAGAAAATTAAG TTGCTTGGCGAACAATATGGTGCTTTAAGACGGACACGTGGAGATGGAAACTGCTTTTATCGAAGCTTTATGTTTTCCTACTTG GAACACATCCTAGAGACACAAGACAAAGCTGAGGCTGATCGCATCATGGTAAAAATTGAGGATTGCAAGAAGACGCTCCTGTCTCTTGGATATATTGAGTTCACTTTTGAGGATTTCTTTGCG ATATTCATTGATATGCTGGAAAGTGTTCTGCAAGGACATGAAACTCCTATAGG GCCTGAAGAGCTTCTAGAAAGAACCAGGGATCCACAAGTTTCTGATTATG TTGTCATGTTCTTTAGGTTTGTCACTTCTGGTGAAATTCAAAGGAGGTCTGACTTCTTTGAACCATTCATATCCGGCTTGACAAATTCAACTGTGGTTCAG TTCTGCAAGGCTTCTGTGGAACCTATGGGTGAGGAAAGTGATCATGTGCACATAATTGCCCTATCGGATGCACTAGGTGTACCTATCCGTGTTATGTACCTAGACCGAAGCTCATGTGATACTGGCAATCTGAGCGTGAATCACCATGATTTCATCCCTTCGGCCAATGCTTCCGAGGGTGATGCTGCGATGACATCTACTCCTGCCGCTGAGAAACCTTACATCACTTTGCTCTACCGCCCTGGTCACTATGATATTCTCTACCCAAAGTAA
- the LOC136476916 gene encoding ADP-ribosylation factor GTPase-activating protein AGD3-like → MYFAKLDDSPMFRTQIQSLEESAELLRERCLKFHKGCRKYTEGLGEAYDGDIAFASSLETFGGGHNDPISVAFGGPVMTKFTIALREIGTYKEVLRSQVEHMLNDRLLNFVDIDLHDVKDAHKRFDKASLSYDQIREKYLSLKKGTRPDITTAIEDELHSARSSFEQARFNLVTSLSHVEAKKRFEFLEAVSATMDSHLRYFKQGYELLHQMEPYINQVLAYAQQSRERANKEQASLVERMHEYKRQIDRESRSSINGLNDSYNGDGIQTIGRSSHKQIEAVMQSTSKGKVQTIRQGYLSKRSSNLRADWKRRFFVLDSRGMLYYYRKQITRPPAGCSMQRSVNPPEHGSGLLSRLFSSHYHGIIHDEKSVARHTVNLLTSTIKVDAEQSDLRFCFRIISPTKIYTLQAESAVDQMDWIEKITGVIASLLSSQSPEQCFMSSPKGSGHDRSTSDGSSFASSVEFEPSVIDDLVLDKNSGNGQHDVRGTHHHRTSMKPEKPIDLLRKVDGNNMCADCGASEPDWASLNLGALLCIECSGVHRNLGVHISKVRSLTLDVRVWEPSVINLFQSLGNMFVNNIWEEMLPDDNSSADGSDTPQYLSVSKPKHKDVFSAKEKFIHAKYVDKEFIRNHSMDENQLAQQMWNSVAANDKKALYSLIVRSRANVNLVYGEMPCSPFLTLGKALQQEQPASPPDGSPRFFDCNSHDKISPREPLSPASTSSRTDDMEDGCEGLSLLHLACRVADVGMVELLLQYGASVNMNDSRGRTPLHHCILKGRHRHAKLLLSRGADSQAMDRDGRTALQYAIDGGTSDEDILALLEDHSR, encoded by the exons atgTATTTCGCCAAGCTCGATGACTCACCCATGTTCCGGACGCAG ATACAATcacttgaggagagtgctgaaTTGCTGAGGGAGAGATGTTTGAAGTTCCATAAAGGTTGCCGTAAGTATAC TGAAGGGCTAGGGGAAGCATACGATGGAGATATTGCATTTGCCAGCTCGCTTGAAACATTTGGAGGAGGCCACAATGATCCAATTAGTGTTGCTTTTGGTG GGCCTGTAATGACCAAATTTACAATAGCCTTAAGAGAAATTGGAACATACAAGGAAGTCCTGCGCTCCCAG GTTGAGCACATGTTGAATGACAGATTACTGAATTTTGTTGACATTGATTTGCATGATGTGAAG GATGCTCATAAGCGCTTTGACAAGGCTAGCCTCTCATATGACCAG ATTCGCGAGAAGTACCTATCATTGAAGAAAGGTACCCGACCGGACATAACAACGGCAATTGAAGAT GAGCTTCACAGTGCTAGATCTTCATTTGAGCAAGCTCGTTTCAACCTG GTCACTTCACTTTCCCATGTTGAGGCAAAGAAGAGATTTGAATTTTTGGAGGCTGTTAGTGCGACGATGGACTCACATCTTCGATATTTTAAACAA GGATATGAACTACTGCATCAAATGGAGCCATACATTAATCAG GTTCTTGCTTATGCACAGCAATCAAGAGAAAGGGCAAATAAGGAACAAGCTTCTCTTGTAGAGAGGATGCATGAGTACAAAAGGCAGATAGACCGGGAAAGTCGGTCTTCTATAAATGGTTTGAATGATTCTTATAATGGTGATGGAATACAGACAATTGGCAGAAGTTCACATAAACAGATTGAGGCAGTTATGCAGTCAACTTCAAAAGGCAAG GTTCAGACCATTCGTCAAGGTTATCTTTCGAAAAGATCTTCAAACTTGAGAGCCGACTGGAAAAGAAGGTTCTTCGTACTTGATAGTCGAGGAATGTTGTACTACTATCGAAAGCAAATTACTAGGCCACCT GCTGGTTGTTCCATGCAAAGAAGCGTTAACCCCCCTGAACATGGTTCTGGGTTGTTGAGCAGATTGTTCTCTTCTCATTACCATGGTATTATACATGATGAGAAGTCTGTTGCACGGCATACTGTAAATTTGTTGACATCAACCATTAAAGTTGATGCTGAGCAATCAGATCTGAGGTTCTGTTTCAGAATTATTTCACCCACAAAGATCTACACATTGCAG GCAGAGAGTGCTGTAGATCAGATGGATTGGATTGAAAAGATAACTGGTGTTATTGCCTCTTTACTGAGCTCACAATCCCCAGAACAG TGTTTTATGTCAAGCCCTAAGGGCAGTGGTCATGATAGGAGTACCAGTGATGGAAGCTCCTTTGCAAGTTCAGTGGAATTTGAACCTTCTGTAATCGATGATTTAGTACTGGACAAGAACTCTGGAAATGGGCAGCATGATGTCAGAGGCACACATCATCACAGAACCAGCATGAAACCTGAAAAACCAATTGACTTGCTTAGGAAAGTTGATGGCAATAATATGTGTGCTGACTGTGGTGCTTCGGAACCTGATTGGGCATCATTAAACCTTGGCGCACTTCTATGCATAGAGTGTTCTGGGGTGCACAGAAATCTTGGAGTGCATATATCAAAG GTGAGATCTCTGACACTTGATGTCCGAGTTTGGGAGCCATCTGTAATCAATCTCTTTCAGTCATTAGGCAACATGTTTGTCAACAATATTTGGGAAGAGATGTTGCCCGATGATAATTCAAG TGCTGATGGATCAGACACACCACAGTACCTCTCTGTTAGCAAGCCTAAACACAAAGATGTATTCTCTGCCAAGGAGAAGTTTATTCATGCCAAG TATGTAGACAAGGAATTCATACGGAACCATAGCATGGATGAGAATCAGCTAGCTCAGCAGATGTGGAATAGTGTAGCTGCAAATGATAAGAAAGCATTATACAGTCTCATTGTGAGATCACGTGCCAATGTAAATTTAGTTTATGGAGAGATGCCTTGTAGCCCATTTTTGACTCTTGGAAAAGCACTTCAGCAAGAGCAACCGGCTTCACCACCTGATGGAAGTCCTAGATTTTTTGATTGCAATTCACATGACAAGATTTCTCCTCGAGAGCCCCTTTCCCCTGCTAGCACGAGTTCACGCACTGATGACATGGAGGACGGTTGTGAAGGTCTCTCCTTGCTCCATCTTGCATGCCGTGTTGCAGATGTTGGGATGGTTGAATTACTTTTGCAGTATGGTGCTAGTGTAAATATGAATGATTCTAGGGGTAGGACACCCCTTCATCACTGCATTTTGAAAGGACGACATCGGCATGCAAAGCTTCTCCTCTCCAG AGGGGCTGATTCACAAGCCATGGATCGAGATGGTAGGACAGCATTACAGTATGCAATCGACGGTGGAACAAGCGACGAAGACATTCTTGCGTTGTTAGAGGACCATAGTAGATAA